The Streptomyces pactum genome contains a region encoding:
- a CDS encoding helix-turn-helix domain-containing protein: MPRQISYRWRLRELMAARGMFTVAELMPHLNERGITLSSSQVRRLVSGTPERLSLPVLAALCDILDCTPTDLIATSAQNLPARRAAGEEAPINLAARRPTRVRLTPEG; this comes from the coding sequence GTGCCACGCCAGATCAGCTATCGATGGCGCCTGCGCGAGCTGATGGCCGCCCGCGGCATGTTCACCGTCGCCGAACTGATGCCACACCTGAACGAACGCGGCATCACGCTGTCCTCCTCCCAGGTCCGCCGCCTGGTCTCCGGCACGCCGGAACGGCTGTCCCTGCCGGTGCTGGCCGCCCTCTGCGACATCCTCGACTGCACGCCCACCGACCTGATCGCCACCTCGGCCCAGAACCTCCCGGCCCGCCGGGCGGCCGGAGAGGAAGCGCCGATCAACCTGGCCGCCCGGCGACCCACACGGGTCCGGCTGACGCCGGAGGGGTGA